One stretch of Hemibagrus wyckioides isolate EC202008001 linkage group LG01, SWU_Hwy_1.0, whole genome shotgun sequence DNA includes these proteins:
- the cnot10 gene encoding CCR4-NOT transcription complex subunit 10 isoform X1: protein MAETNSDQVTDMKHDNIVSPGISDQEKEMATNALEAFTAGNYDDALKQLESLQELNKDDYKIAMNKAVTEFYRSGQSTTSTLKQTLMMIKNQVHSAVEDIDGLDDVENSILYYNQAVIHYHMRQYSEAIAIGEKLYQFLEPFEEKFAQAVCFLLVDLYLLTFQPEKALHLLAVLEKLSVQGNNKNGKGEGMSSTARESAAQKAEFAAMIEAAKSRMHQYKVRAYIQMKSLKACKREIKSVMNTAGNSAPSLFLKSNFEYLRGNYRKAVKLLNSSNIAEHPGPLKTGECVRCMFWNNLGCIHFAMGKHNLGIFYFKKALQENDHTCAQLGDGKNDQAKKFAGIPMCALLANKRYELLYNCGIQLLHLGRPLAAFECLMEAVQVYHSNPRLWLRLAECCIAANKGSSEQENKGLPSKKGIVQSIVGQGYHRKIVLASQSTQNTAYSEGQSAAIPVASMEFAAICLRNALLLLPEHQQHEGKPENGSKNSSQSGSTESGSENSDACSGKSQEGDKFIPAAPSSPLRKQEVENLRCCILACSAYVALALGDNLMALTHADKLLHQPKLSGSLKFLGHLYAAEALISLDRISDAITHLNPENVTDVSVGVSQSEQDQGSDKGDLEPVESSGKQTPQCYPSSLSSARAMMLFNLGSAYCLRSEYEKARKCLHQAASMVSAKEIPPEAILLAVYLELQNGNTQLALQIIKRNQLLPSVKPSSSPDLRKKPQPLQSVQPIQPIQMPSSFTQVQRK from the exons CG GCTGGAAACTATGATGACGCCCTAAAGCAGCTTGAAAGTCTACAGGAGCTGAACAAAGATGACTACAAGATCGCCATGAACAAAGCTGTCACGGAGTTTTACAGAAGCGGCCAGTCAACTACAAGTACCTTGAAGCAAACAttaatgatgataaaaaatCAG GTGCATTCGGCTGTGGAAGATATTGATGGTTTAGATGACGTTGAAAACAGCATTCTCTATTACAATCAAGCCGTCATTCACTACCACATGCGGCAGTACTCAGAGGCAATAGCTATTGGAGAGAAGCTCTACCAGTTTCTGGAACCTTTTG AAGAGAAGTTCGCTCAGGCGGTGTGCTTCCTGTTGGTGGATCTTTACTTGCTCACCTTCCAGCCAGAGAAAGCACTACATCTACTTGCAGTACTGGAGAAACTCTCTGTACAAGGCAACAACAAAAATGGCAAAGGAGAG GGTATGAGTAGTACAGCCAGAGAATCTGCTGCTCAGAAAGCTGAATTTGCAGCCATGATCGAGGCAGCCAAGTCCCGGATGCACCAG TATAAAGTGCGGGCCTACATTCAGATGAAATCCCTCAAGGCTTGTAAAAGAGAGATCAAGTCTGTTATGAACACAGCTGGAAAT tctGCACCATCTCTCTTTCTGAAGAGCAACTTTGAGTATCTGAGGGGAAATTACCGTAAAGCGGTGAAACTCCTCAATAGCTCTAACATTGCTGAACATCCTGGACCTCTCAAGACAG GTGAATGTGTGCGCTGCATGTTCTGGAATAATCTGGGCTGTATTCACTTTGCTATGGGCAAGCACAACCTGGGCATCTTCTACTTTAAGAAAGCACTGCAAGAGAATGACCATACATGTGCGCAGCTAGGAGATGGCAAGAATGACCAGG CTAAGAAGTTCGCGGGTATTCCAATGTGTGCTCTCCTGGCAAATAAGCGCTATGAGTTGCTTTATAACTGCGGCATACAGCTTCTGCACCTCGGCCGACCACTGGCCGCCTTCGAGTGTTTAATGGAGGCGGTGCAAGTATATCACTCGAACCCTCGTCTCTGGCTGCGGCTTGCTGAGTGCTGCATTGCTGCCAACAAAGGG AGTTCAGAGCAGGAAAATAAAGGTCTGCCCAGTAAAAAAGGAATAGTTCAGTCCATTGTAGGACAGGGGTATCATCGCAAGATTGTCCTGGCATCACAGTCTACACAAAACACAGCCTACAG tgagggtcaGTCAGCAGCAATCCCTGTAGCAAGTATGGAGTTTGCAGCAATCTGTTTGAGGAATGCGTTGCTCCTGCTCCCCGAGCACCAGCAACATGAGGGCAAACCAGAGAATGGCTCTAAAAACTCCAGCCAGTCAGGCAGCACAGAGAGTGGCAGTGAGAACAGTGATGCCTGCAG TGGTAAGAGCCAAGAGGGGGACAAGTTCATTCCTGCTGCTCCCTCATCACCTCTTAGAAAACAGGAAGTTGAGAACCTCAG GTGCTGCATTTTAGCCTGTAGTGCTTATGTGGCTTTGGCCCTTGGGGACAACTTGATGGCACTTACCCATGCAGATAAACTCTTACATCAGCCCAAGTTGTCAGGATCCCTCAA GTTCCTGGGACATTTATACGCTGCTGAAGCTCTGATCTCTTTGGACCGAATCTCTGACGCCATCACTCACCTCAACCCAGAGAATGTTACTGACGTTTCTGTAGGTGTGTCACAAAGTGAACAAGACCAAG GGTCAGATAAAGGAGATTTAGAGCCTGTTGAATCCT cagggaAACAAACTCCTCAGTGTTACCCCAGTAGTCTGAGCTCTGCCAGGGCCATGATGCTGTTTAATCTGGGCAGTGCTTATTGTCTGAGGAGTGAATATGAGAAAGCACGCAAGTGCCTTCATCAG GCAGCCTCAATGGTCAGTGCAAAAGAAATTCCACCAGAAGCTATTTTATTGGCAGTCTATCTAGAGCTGCAGAATG GTAACACACAGCTGGCTCTCCAGATCATCAAACGGAATCAGTTACTCCCATCAGTGAAGCCCTCGTCCTCTCCGGACCTGCGCAAGAAGCCTCAGCCATTACAGTCTGTGCAGCCCATCCAGCCTATACAAATGCCCTCATCCTTCACACAAGTACAACGCAAATGA
- the cnot10 gene encoding CCR4-NOT transcription complex subunit 10 isoform X2 produces the protein MAETNSDQVTDMKHDNIVSPGISDQEKEMATNALEAFTAGNYDDALKQLESLQELNKDDYKIAMNKAVTEFYRSGQSTTSTLKQTLMMIKNQVHSAVEDIDGLDDVENSILYYNQAVIHYHMRQYSEAIAIGEKLYQFLEPFEKFAQAVCFLLVDLYLLTFQPEKALHLLAVLEKLSVQGNNKNGKGEGMSSTARESAAQKAEFAAMIEAAKSRMHQYKVRAYIQMKSLKACKREIKSVMNTAGNSAPSLFLKSNFEYLRGNYRKAVKLLNSSNIAEHPGPLKTGECVRCMFWNNLGCIHFAMGKHNLGIFYFKKALQENDHTCAQLGDGKNDQAKKFAGIPMCALLANKRYELLYNCGIQLLHLGRPLAAFECLMEAVQVYHSNPRLWLRLAECCIAANKGSSEQENKGLPSKKGIVQSIVGQGYHRKIVLASQSTQNTAYSEGQSAAIPVASMEFAAICLRNALLLLPEHQQHEGKPENGSKNSSQSGSTESGSENSDACSGKSQEGDKFIPAAPSSPLRKQEVENLRCCILACSAYVALALGDNLMALTHADKLLHQPKLSGSLKFLGHLYAAEALISLDRISDAITHLNPENVTDVSVGVSQSEQDQGSDKGDLEPVESSGKQTPQCYPSSLSSARAMMLFNLGSAYCLRSEYEKARKCLHQAASMVSAKEIPPEAILLAVYLELQNGNTQLALQIIKRNQLLPSVKPSSSPDLRKKPQPLQSVQPIQPIQMPSSFTQVQRK, from the exons CG GCTGGAAACTATGATGACGCCCTAAAGCAGCTTGAAAGTCTACAGGAGCTGAACAAAGATGACTACAAGATCGCCATGAACAAAGCTGTCACGGAGTTTTACAGAAGCGGCCAGTCAACTACAAGTACCTTGAAGCAAACAttaatgatgataaaaaatCAG GTGCATTCGGCTGTGGAAGATATTGATGGTTTAGATGACGTTGAAAACAGCATTCTCTATTACAATCAAGCCGTCATTCACTACCACATGCGGCAGTACTCAGAGGCAATAGCTATTGGAGAGAAGCTCTACCAGTTTCTGGAACCTTTTG AGAAGTTCGCTCAGGCGGTGTGCTTCCTGTTGGTGGATCTTTACTTGCTCACCTTCCAGCCAGAGAAAGCACTACATCTACTTGCAGTACTGGAGAAACTCTCTGTACAAGGCAACAACAAAAATGGCAAAGGAGAG GGTATGAGTAGTACAGCCAGAGAATCTGCTGCTCAGAAAGCTGAATTTGCAGCCATGATCGAGGCAGCCAAGTCCCGGATGCACCAG TATAAAGTGCGGGCCTACATTCAGATGAAATCCCTCAAGGCTTGTAAAAGAGAGATCAAGTCTGTTATGAACACAGCTGGAAAT tctGCACCATCTCTCTTTCTGAAGAGCAACTTTGAGTATCTGAGGGGAAATTACCGTAAAGCGGTGAAACTCCTCAATAGCTCTAACATTGCTGAACATCCTGGACCTCTCAAGACAG GTGAATGTGTGCGCTGCATGTTCTGGAATAATCTGGGCTGTATTCACTTTGCTATGGGCAAGCACAACCTGGGCATCTTCTACTTTAAGAAAGCACTGCAAGAGAATGACCATACATGTGCGCAGCTAGGAGATGGCAAGAATGACCAGG CTAAGAAGTTCGCGGGTATTCCAATGTGTGCTCTCCTGGCAAATAAGCGCTATGAGTTGCTTTATAACTGCGGCATACAGCTTCTGCACCTCGGCCGACCACTGGCCGCCTTCGAGTGTTTAATGGAGGCGGTGCAAGTATATCACTCGAACCCTCGTCTCTGGCTGCGGCTTGCTGAGTGCTGCATTGCTGCCAACAAAGGG AGTTCAGAGCAGGAAAATAAAGGTCTGCCCAGTAAAAAAGGAATAGTTCAGTCCATTGTAGGACAGGGGTATCATCGCAAGATTGTCCTGGCATCACAGTCTACACAAAACACAGCCTACAG tgagggtcaGTCAGCAGCAATCCCTGTAGCAAGTATGGAGTTTGCAGCAATCTGTTTGAGGAATGCGTTGCTCCTGCTCCCCGAGCACCAGCAACATGAGGGCAAACCAGAGAATGGCTCTAAAAACTCCAGCCAGTCAGGCAGCACAGAGAGTGGCAGTGAGAACAGTGATGCCTGCAG TGGTAAGAGCCAAGAGGGGGACAAGTTCATTCCTGCTGCTCCCTCATCACCTCTTAGAAAACAGGAAGTTGAGAACCTCAG GTGCTGCATTTTAGCCTGTAGTGCTTATGTGGCTTTGGCCCTTGGGGACAACTTGATGGCACTTACCCATGCAGATAAACTCTTACATCAGCCCAAGTTGTCAGGATCCCTCAA GTTCCTGGGACATTTATACGCTGCTGAAGCTCTGATCTCTTTGGACCGAATCTCTGACGCCATCACTCACCTCAACCCAGAGAATGTTACTGACGTTTCTGTAGGTGTGTCACAAAGTGAACAAGACCAAG GGTCAGATAAAGGAGATTTAGAGCCTGTTGAATCCT cagggaAACAAACTCCTCAGTGTTACCCCAGTAGTCTGAGCTCTGCCAGGGCCATGATGCTGTTTAATCTGGGCAGTGCTTATTGTCTGAGGAGTGAATATGAGAAAGCACGCAAGTGCCTTCATCAG GCAGCCTCAATGGTCAGTGCAAAAGAAATTCCACCAGAAGCTATTTTATTGGCAGTCTATCTAGAGCTGCAGAATG GTAACACACAGCTGGCTCTCCAGATCATCAAACGGAATCAGTTACTCCCATCAGTGAAGCCCTCGTCCTCTCCGGACCTGCGCAAGAAGCCTCAGCCATTACAGTCTGTGCAGCCCATCCAGCCTATACAAATGCCCTCATCCTTCACACAAGTACAACGCAAATGA
- the cnot10 gene encoding CCR4-NOT transcription complex subunit 10 isoform X3, which translates to MAETNSDQVTDMKHDNIVSPGISDQEKEMATNALEAFTAGNYDDALKQLESLQELNKDDYKIAMNKAVTEFYRSGQSTTSTLKQTLMMIKNQVHSAVEDIDGLDDVENSILYYNQAVIHYHMRQYSEAIAIGEKLYQFLEPFEEKFAQAVCFLLVDLYLLTFQPEKALHLLAVLEKLSVQGNNKNGKGEGMSSTARESAAQKAEFAAMIEAAKSRMHQYKVRAYIQMKSLKACKREIKSVMNTAGNSAPSLFLKSNFEYLRGNYRKAVKLLNSSNIAEHPGPLKTGECVRCMFWNNLGCIHFAMGKHNLGIFYFKKALQENDHTCAQLGDGKNDQAKKFAGIPMCALLANKRYELLYNCGIQLLHLGRPLAAFECLMEAVQVYHSNPRLWLRLAECCIAANKGSSEQENKGLPSKKGIVQSIVGQGYHRKIVLASQSTQNTAYSEGQSAAIPVASMEFAAICLRNALLLLPEHQQHEGKPENGSKNSSQSGSTESGSENSDACSGKSQEGDKFIPAAPSSPLRKQEVENLRCCILACSAYVALALGDNLMALTHADKLLHQPKLSGSLKFLGHLYAAEALISLDRISDAITHLNPENVTDVSVGVSQSEQDQGSDKGDLEPVESWKQTPQCYPSSLSSARAMMLFNLGSAYCLRSEYEKARKCLHQAASMVSAKEIPPEAILLAVYLELQNGNTQLALQIIKRNQLLPSVKPSSSPDLRKKPQPLQSVQPIQPIQMPSSFTQVQRK; encoded by the exons CG GCTGGAAACTATGATGACGCCCTAAAGCAGCTTGAAAGTCTACAGGAGCTGAACAAAGATGACTACAAGATCGCCATGAACAAAGCTGTCACGGAGTTTTACAGAAGCGGCCAGTCAACTACAAGTACCTTGAAGCAAACAttaatgatgataaaaaatCAG GTGCATTCGGCTGTGGAAGATATTGATGGTTTAGATGACGTTGAAAACAGCATTCTCTATTACAATCAAGCCGTCATTCACTACCACATGCGGCAGTACTCAGAGGCAATAGCTATTGGAGAGAAGCTCTACCAGTTTCTGGAACCTTTTG AAGAGAAGTTCGCTCAGGCGGTGTGCTTCCTGTTGGTGGATCTTTACTTGCTCACCTTCCAGCCAGAGAAAGCACTACATCTACTTGCAGTACTGGAGAAACTCTCTGTACAAGGCAACAACAAAAATGGCAAAGGAGAG GGTATGAGTAGTACAGCCAGAGAATCTGCTGCTCAGAAAGCTGAATTTGCAGCCATGATCGAGGCAGCCAAGTCCCGGATGCACCAG TATAAAGTGCGGGCCTACATTCAGATGAAATCCCTCAAGGCTTGTAAAAGAGAGATCAAGTCTGTTATGAACACAGCTGGAAAT tctGCACCATCTCTCTTTCTGAAGAGCAACTTTGAGTATCTGAGGGGAAATTACCGTAAAGCGGTGAAACTCCTCAATAGCTCTAACATTGCTGAACATCCTGGACCTCTCAAGACAG GTGAATGTGTGCGCTGCATGTTCTGGAATAATCTGGGCTGTATTCACTTTGCTATGGGCAAGCACAACCTGGGCATCTTCTACTTTAAGAAAGCACTGCAAGAGAATGACCATACATGTGCGCAGCTAGGAGATGGCAAGAATGACCAGG CTAAGAAGTTCGCGGGTATTCCAATGTGTGCTCTCCTGGCAAATAAGCGCTATGAGTTGCTTTATAACTGCGGCATACAGCTTCTGCACCTCGGCCGACCACTGGCCGCCTTCGAGTGTTTAATGGAGGCGGTGCAAGTATATCACTCGAACCCTCGTCTCTGGCTGCGGCTTGCTGAGTGCTGCATTGCTGCCAACAAAGGG AGTTCAGAGCAGGAAAATAAAGGTCTGCCCAGTAAAAAAGGAATAGTTCAGTCCATTGTAGGACAGGGGTATCATCGCAAGATTGTCCTGGCATCACAGTCTACACAAAACACAGCCTACAG tgagggtcaGTCAGCAGCAATCCCTGTAGCAAGTATGGAGTTTGCAGCAATCTGTTTGAGGAATGCGTTGCTCCTGCTCCCCGAGCACCAGCAACATGAGGGCAAACCAGAGAATGGCTCTAAAAACTCCAGCCAGTCAGGCAGCACAGAGAGTGGCAGTGAGAACAGTGATGCCTGCAG TGGTAAGAGCCAAGAGGGGGACAAGTTCATTCCTGCTGCTCCCTCATCACCTCTTAGAAAACAGGAAGTTGAGAACCTCAG GTGCTGCATTTTAGCCTGTAGTGCTTATGTGGCTTTGGCCCTTGGGGACAACTTGATGGCACTTACCCATGCAGATAAACTCTTACATCAGCCCAAGTTGTCAGGATCCCTCAA GTTCCTGGGACATTTATACGCTGCTGAAGCTCTGATCTCTTTGGACCGAATCTCTGACGCCATCACTCACCTCAACCCAGAGAATGTTACTGACGTTTCTGTAGGTGTGTCACAAAGTGAACAAGACCAAG GGTCAGATAAAGGAGATTTAGAGCCTGTTGAATCCT ggaAACAAACTCCTCAGTGTTACCCCAGTAGTCTGAGCTCTGCCAGGGCCATGATGCTGTTTAATCTGGGCAGTGCTTATTGTCTGAGGAGTGAATATGAGAAAGCACGCAAGTGCCTTCATCAG GCAGCCTCAATGGTCAGTGCAAAAGAAATTCCACCAGAAGCTATTTTATTGGCAGTCTATCTAGAGCTGCAGAATG GTAACACACAGCTGGCTCTCCAGATCATCAAACGGAATCAGTTACTCCCATCAGTGAAGCCCTCGTCCTCTCCGGACCTGCGCAAGAAGCCTCAGCCATTACAGTCTGTGCAGCCCATCCAGCCTATACAAATGCCCTCATCCTTCACACAAGTACAACGCAAATGA
- the cnot10 gene encoding CCR4-NOT transcription complex subunit 10 isoform X4, with translation MAETNSDQVTDMKHDNIVSPGISDQEKEMATNALEAFTAGNYDDALKQLESLQELNKDDYKIAMNKAVTEFYRSGQSTTSTLKQTLMMIKNQVHSAVEDIDGLDDVENSILYYNQAVIHYHMRQYSEAIAIGEKLYQFLEPFEEKFAQAVCFLLVDLYLLTFQPEKALHLLAVLEKLSVQGNNKNGKGEYKVRAYIQMKSLKACKREIKSVMNTAGNSAPSLFLKSNFEYLRGNYRKAVKLLNSSNIAEHPGPLKTGECVRCMFWNNLGCIHFAMGKHNLGIFYFKKALQENDHTCAQLGDGKNDQAKKFAGIPMCALLANKRYELLYNCGIQLLHLGRPLAAFECLMEAVQVYHSNPRLWLRLAECCIAANKGSSEQENKGLPSKKGIVQSIVGQGYHRKIVLASQSTQNTAYSEGQSAAIPVASMEFAAICLRNALLLLPEHQQHEGKPENGSKNSSQSGSTESGSENSDACSGKSQEGDKFIPAAPSSPLRKQEVENLRCCILACSAYVALALGDNLMALTHADKLLHQPKLSGSLKFLGHLYAAEALISLDRISDAITHLNPENVTDVSVGVSQSEQDQGSDKGDLEPVESSGKQTPQCYPSSLSSARAMMLFNLGSAYCLRSEYEKARKCLHQAASMVSAKEIPPEAILLAVYLELQNGNTQLALQIIKRNQLLPSVKPSSSPDLRKKPQPLQSVQPIQPIQMPSSFTQVQRK, from the exons CG GCTGGAAACTATGATGACGCCCTAAAGCAGCTTGAAAGTCTACAGGAGCTGAACAAAGATGACTACAAGATCGCCATGAACAAAGCTGTCACGGAGTTTTACAGAAGCGGCCAGTCAACTACAAGTACCTTGAAGCAAACAttaatgatgataaaaaatCAG GTGCATTCGGCTGTGGAAGATATTGATGGTTTAGATGACGTTGAAAACAGCATTCTCTATTACAATCAAGCCGTCATTCACTACCACATGCGGCAGTACTCAGAGGCAATAGCTATTGGAGAGAAGCTCTACCAGTTTCTGGAACCTTTTG AAGAGAAGTTCGCTCAGGCGGTGTGCTTCCTGTTGGTGGATCTTTACTTGCTCACCTTCCAGCCAGAGAAAGCACTACATCTACTTGCAGTACTGGAGAAACTCTCTGTACAAGGCAACAACAAAAATGGCAAAGGAGAG TATAAAGTGCGGGCCTACATTCAGATGAAATCCCTCAAGGCTTGTAAAAGAGAGATCAAGTCTGTTATGAACACAGCTGGAAAT tctGCACCATCTCTCTTTCTGAAGAGCAACTTTGAGTATCTGAGGGGAAATTACCGTAAAGCGGTGAAACTCCTCAATAGCTCTAACATTGCTGAACATCCTGGACCTCTCAAGACAG GTGAATGTGTGCGCTGCATGTTCTGGAATAATCTGGGCTGTATTCACTTTGCTATGGGCAAGCACAACCTGGGCATCTTCTACTTTAAGAAAGCACTGCAAGAGAATGACCATACATGTGCGCAGCTAGGAGATGGCAAGAATGACCAGG CTAAGAAGTTCGCGGGTATTCCAATGTGTGCTCTCCTGGCAAATAAGCGCTATGAGTTGCTTTATAACTGCGGCATACAGCTTCTGCACCTCGGCCGACCACTGGCCGCCTTCGAGTGTTTAATGGAGGCGGTGCAAGTATATCACTCGAACCCTCGTCTCTGGCTGCGGCTTGCTGAGTGCTGCATTGCTGCCAACAAAGGG AGTTCAGAGCAGGAAAATAAAGGTCTGCCCAGTAAAAAAGGAATAGTTCAGTCCATTGTAGGACAGGGGTATCATCGCAAGATTGTCCTGGCATCACAGTCTACACAAAACACAGCCTACAG tgagggtcaGTCAGCAGCAATCCCTGTAGCAAGTATGGAGTTTGCAGCAATCTGTTTGAGGAATGCGTTGCTCCTGCTCCCCGAGCACCAGCAACATGAGGGCAAACCAGAGAATGGCTCTAAAAACTCCAGCCAGTCAGGCAGCACAGAGAGTGGCAGTGAGAACAGTGATGCCTGCAG TGGTAAGAGCCAAGAGGGGGACAAGTTCATTCCTGCTGCTCCCTCATCACCTCTTAGAAAACAGGAAGTTGAGAACCTCAG GTGCTGCATTTTAGCCTGTAGTGCTTATGTGGCTTTGGCCCTTGGGGACAACTTGATGGCACTTACCCATGCAGATAAACTCTTACATCAGCCCAAGTTGTCAGGATCCCTCAA GTTCCTGGGACATTTATACGCTGCTGAAGCTCTGATCTCTTTGGACCGAATCTCTGACGCCATCACTCACCTCAACCCAGAGAATGTTACTGACGTTTCTGTAGGTGTGTCACAAAGTGAACAAGACCAAG GGTCAGATAAAGGAGATTTAGAGCCTGTTGAATCCT cagggaAACAAACTCCTCAGTGTTACCCCAGTAGTCTGAGCTCTGCCAGGGCCATGATGCTGTTTAATCTGGGCAGTGCTTATTGTCTGAGGAGTGAATATGAGAAAGCACGCAAGTGCCTTCATCAG GCAGCCTCAATGGTCAGTGCAAAAGAAATTCCACCAGAAGCTATTTTATTGGCAGTCTATCTAGAGCTGCAGAATG GTAACACACAGCTGGCTCTCCAGATCATCAAACGGAATCAGTTACTCCCATCAGTGAAGCCCTCGTCCTCTCCGGACCTGCGCAAGAAGCCTCAGCCATTACAGTCTGTGCAGCCCATCCAGCCTATACAAATGCCCTCATCCTTCACACAAGTACAACGCAAATGA